TGGGCACGCGCGAGGTGATGCGGCGGTACTTCACCGAGATGGTCCGCATGATCAAGGAGAGCGACGCCTTCGAGGTGCTGGCCCACCTCGACTACCCGAGGCGGTACTGGCCGCCGGACGCCCCGCCCTACCGCGAGGCGGACTACGAGGAGGGGTACCGGGCGGTGCTGAGCGCCCTCGCCGGCTCCGATCGGGCCCTCGAGGTGAACACCCGCAGCCCGATGGCCTCCGTCGAGCTGCTGCGCTGGTGGCGCGAGGAGGGCGGCCGCGCCATCTCGTTCGGCAGCGACGCGCACCTGCCGTGGATCGTGGGCGACAAGTTCGACGTGGCGGTCGACGTGGCCGCGGCGGCCGGCTTCACCCGCGGCCGCGACGCGCACGACTTCTGGCGCCGCTAGTGCGGTGACCACTGACGTTTCCGGGTCCGCCCGCTGCGCGGCAGACCCGGAAACTCTGCGCCCGGCGGGGCCTGGTTCGCCGGGGAACCCCGGCGAACCAGAGTGGTCACCGCACCAGAGCCTGCCTCGACCGCCGAAAAACGGGCGGTGGGAGCGCGCCCATCGATCGGTAGGATCGTGCGCGTGGATCTGGACGACATCGCCGCCCGCCTCGGCGCGCCGGTCGAGGAGATCGAGCGCGTGCAGCGGCTCGCCGCCGACCGGCCCTCGGCTCCGCTGCCCGCCAAGGCCGACGCGCCCGCGATCCTCGACCGCCTCGCCGTGCGGCCGGACGACGTCGCCGAGATCATGGAGGGCTGGCCCGACCCAGACTCTCCACTGTGGACCCCCGAGCTGCACTGGCTGCTCGACCGCTCGATCGCCCTCGTCCGCGCCGACCTCGGCGGCCACGAGTGGCTGCCGCCCGGCCCCGAGCTGCCCCGCGACCGCGGCCCCGCCTGGCGCCACCTCTACGTGTACGCCTACCTGGCCCTGGTCGAGGTCACCATGGCGTACCACCGCGACCACGGCGTCCCCGACACGGTGTCGTGGACGACCCTCGCCGACCTCGGCCGCAACCTGGCGATCGACCGCCGCATGCGCCGCGAGGGCTGGCCGGTCATGCAGGCCTGGCTGACGCTGCACGCCCGCGGCGCCATCTACGAGCTGGGCCGCCTGCAGTTCCACCGCGGCGGCACCGCCATCGACCTGCACATCCCCGAGTCGGGCCCGATGACCCCGGAAGCGGTCACGGCATCACTCGACGAGGCACGCGCGTTCTTCCCGCGCCACTTCCCCGACGAGCACTACTCCGCGTTCACCTGCGGCTCGTGGCTGCTCGACCCGCAGCTGCTGGAGTACCTGCCCGAAGACTCCAACATCGTCCGTTTCCAGCGCCGGTTCGTGCTCGAGCCGTACGAAAAGCTCGAATACCTGGACGGCGACGTCGAGGTGCGGCGCTTCGTGTTCCGCACCCTGACCACGCCGCTGGACCAGCTGCCGCGCCGCACCGTGCTCGAGCGCGCCATCATCGACCACCTCAAGGCCGGCCGCAACTGGCACATCCGCCGCGGCAGCTTCCCCATCTAGACCTTCGCCGTCAGGGTGCGGCGCGACCGCGGTAGCCGTCCAGAAGATCCAGTTCGAAACAGATCCGGGCTACCGCGACGCCCGTCGTGGTCCGGACCGTCGCTCCCGCGGCCTCACCCTGCGCGGTTGCCAGGCTCAACCCAGGAGCCCGCTGCGGCAGATCTTGGCAAGTTAGCGTCGAAATGGCGGGGTTACTCACCAAGATTTCGAAGCTCACACCGCCTGCACCTGATCGACAGTCACAGACCGCGACGACGTGCCGAAGCACGGGTAGGGACGATCAGAGCTACTGCGGCGCGGACCCCGGGAGCTGGGAAGAGACCGGGAGCTGTCGCACGGGAAGTAGCCCCAACTCCGAAGTCGAGAACGTTGAGTCTCCAAGATTTGCGGAGCGGGGTGAGCTGGGCGACCGCGGAGGGTGAGGCCGCGGGAGCAACGGTCCGGACCACGACGGGCGTCGCGGTAGCTCACATCTGGCCGAAACGCTGCCCACTAGCCGGCGGGGATCTCCACCGAGATCTCCGTGCCGAGGGTGAAGCCGCCGGACAGCGCGAGGTCGTCGCCGCTCCAGAAGCGGCCCGGGTCGTACCAGTTCGGGTCGCGGCCGGCCGGGAGCAGGCCCATCGCCTCGTACGTGACCGCGACGACCTCCGCGCAGTACGCGCTCTCCAGCCCCTCCTGCCGCAGCCGCCGCGACCGCAGCGGCACCCTTCCGCGCGCCCACCGCATGGCGAGCTGCGCGCTCGACGGGAACGGCGTGCCGTCCAGGCGCGCGACCGTGCGCAGCACCGCGTCTTCCTGCGCCCGCGTCGGCGGTGGTTCGAGCTGGCGCAGCCAGGCCCGCTGCCCGTACCGCCGGGCCCAGACCAGCACCGCCGCGCGCAGGTCGTGCAGCTGGACGCCGCGGTGGTGGCCGCCGGACCACAGGTCGCGCAGCGACTTGCCCAGCTCGGCGTGCCACATCATCGGCGGCATGTCCTCGATCACCACGGCCATGCCCACGTGGTTGACCGGGCTGTTGGTGGTCACCTGGATCGCCCGGTCGGCGCCCGACCGCCC
The window above is part of the Phytohabitans houttuyneae genome. Proteins encoded here:
- a CDS encoding acyltransferase domain-containing protein; translated protein: MDLDDIAARLGAPVEEIERVQRLAADRPSAPLPAKADAPAILDRLAVRPDDVAEIMEGWPDPDSPLWTPELHWLLDRSIALVRADLGGHEWLPPGPELPRDRGPAWRHLYVYAYLALVEVTMAYHRDHGVPDTVSWTTLADLGRNLAIDRRMRREGWPVMQAWLTLHARGAIYELGRLQFHRGGTAIDLHIPESGPMTPEAVTASLDEARAFFPRHFPDEHYSAFTCGSWLLDPQLLEYLPEDSNIVRFQRRFVLEPYEKLEYLDGDVEVRRFVFRTLTTPLDQLPRRTVLERAIIDHLKAGRNWHIRRGSFPI